In a single window of the Rhodamnia argentea isolate NSW1041297 chromosome 2, ASM2092103v1, whole genome shotgun sequence genome:
- the LOC115747901 gene encoding putative receptor protein kinase ZmPK1: MENPLLLLCFSVVLSSSLASSVRLALREGSSLSVDKPGDTLVSEDGTFAAGFRPVGENAYGFAIWFSKPSCSIQNCTVVWMANRDWPVNGRSSKLSLRKNGDLVLIDADRTVIWATSTGSSSRSSMKLLQLLNTGNLVLCDKQNVVSWQSFDSPTDTLLPQQKLTRNTPLVSSRSKNNFSSGYYRLYFDNDNLLRLLFDGPKITSVYWPDPWLNSWEAGRTSYNDSRVAMLDPYGNFTSSDDLKFLTSDYGLLLLNGHYSPSVAGGIHFRLPKFNLSSYKIPRIEYAALQCPANEILLPRTYVRRKESLAIKILLIFVGAIAGMEAIVVLMVWCFLYGTRPEKGGAYTDGCHTGPTGFRRFTYDELKKATRNFSKEIGRGSGGIVYKAMLLDCRVAAVKPLNEANQGENEFLAEVSTIGNLNHMNLIDMWAYCAEGKHRILVYEFMEHGSLVENLSAPTELDWSKRFEIAVGSARGLAYLHEECLEWVLHCDVKGWALPNPLPPLTSKVDVYSFGIVLLELVTGRSPTGGLANAEGGDENESRRLTSWVRERKRAGAPMEAWMKEIVDPRLTGECDVRKVEVLVVVALQCVEEDRDARPTMSEVVEMLLRYGDEDEDELILE, from the exons ATGGAAAATCCTCTTCTCTTGCTGTGTTTCTCCGTGGTCTTATCTTCTTCACTTGCATCTTCAGTTCGTCTCGCTTTGCGTGAAGGCTCCTCCCTTTCAGTTGATAAACCGGGCGATACTTTGGTGTCGGAAGATGGCACTTTTGCCGCTGGCTTTCGTCCGGTGGGAGAAAATGCTTATGGCTTTGCCATTTGGTTCAGCAAACCATCTTGCAGTATCCAAAACTGCACCGTGGTTTGGATGGCGAACCGCGACTGGCCCGTCAACGGAAGATCCTCGAAGCTTTCTTTAAGAAAGAATGGTGACCTTGTCTTGATCGATGCCGATCGTACGGTCATTTGGGCCACTAGCACCGGTTCGTCCTCCAGGTCATCGATGAAGTTGCTGCAGCTCCTCAACACGGGCAATCTTGTCCTTTGTGACAAACAGAACGTAGTTTCGTGGCAAAGCTTCGACTCACCGACCGACACACTTCTTCCGCAACAAAAGCTCACTAGGAACACCCCACTCGTTTCCTCTAGAAGTAAGAACAACTTTTCTTCCGGCTATTACAGGCTGTATTTCGACAATGATAACCTTCTCCGTCTTCTTTTCGATGGCCCTAAGATTACCAGCGTCTACTGGCCAGATCCATGGCTTAACAGTTGGGAAGCTGGAAGAACATCTTACAATGACAGTAGAGTCGCAATGCTCGATCCTTACGGGAATTTCACTTCATCTGATGATTTGAAATTCTTGACATCCGATTATGGT TTGCTTCTGTTAAATGGTCACTATTCACCCAGTGTTGCTGGGGGGATCCACTTTAGGCTCCCAAAATTCAATCTCTCCTCTTACAAAATACCGAGGATAGAGTACGCTGCCCTGCAATGTCCAGCAAACGAAATTTTGCTACCACGGACCTACGtaagaagaaaagagagttTGGCAATCAAGATATTGCTCATTTTCGTTGGGGCTATAGCTGGAATGGAGGCCATAGTTGTACTCATGGTTTGGTGCTTCTTATACGGAACCCGCCCGGAGAAAGGTGGAGCTTACACCGATGGATGCCACACCGGGCCAACCGGGTTCAGGCGGTTCACGTACGATGAGCTAAAGAAGGCGACAAGGAATTTCAGCAAAGAAATTGGAAGAGGGAGTGGAGGAATCGTATACAAGGCCATGCTGTTGGATTGCAGGGTCGCGGCGGTCAAGCCGCTCAATGAGGCTAACCAAGGTGAGAACGAGTTCCTGGCGGAGGTGAGCACCATAGGAAATCTAAACCACATGAACTTGATTGACATGTGGGCGTACTGCGCCGAAGGAAAGCACCGGATTTTGGTCTACGAGTTCATGGAACATGGTTCCCTAGTGGAAAATTTGTCTGCTCCAACTGAACTCGATTGGTCCAAGAGGTTCGAAATCGCAGTGGGGTCGGCTAGGGGGCTTGCTTATCTTCACGAAGAGTGCTTGGAATGGGTTCTCCATTGTGACGTGAA AGGTTGGGCGCTCCCCAACCCCCTCCCGCCGCTCACATCCAAAGTAGATGTCTACAGTTTCGGGATTGTGCTGTTGGAGCTGGTGACTGGCAGGAGTCCAACAGGAGGGCTTGCGAATGCTGAGGGCGGTGATGAGAACGAGAGCAGAAGGTTGACTTCTTgggtgagagagaggaagagagcaGGAGCTCCCATGGAAGCATGGATGAAGGAGATTGTGGATCCAAGGCTGACAGGGGAATGTGACGTGAGGAAGGTTGAAGTTCTGGTTGTGGTGGCTCTTCAGTGTGTGGAGGAAGACAGAGATGCAAGACCCACCATGAGCGAGGTGGTTGAGATGCTTCTGCGCTACggagatgaagacgaagatgaattGATACTAGAATAA